The Alcaligenes aquatilis genome contains the following window.
GATGTATTTAACATCTGTCACCAGCATGCCACCTGCAATCCAACCCAGCAAAGCGGCACCCAATGTCACAACCATAGGGAAACGGTCGATCAGTTTCAGCACCAAGGTGCTGCCCCAGATAATAATAGGCACACTCACGACCAGACCAAAGACAACCAGACCGATCTGATGATCCGGATCTGCAGTTTGAGCCGCACCCGCAATCGCGATCACATTGTCCAGACTCATTACAAAGTCGGCAATAATGATGGTCTTGATGGCTTTCCACAAGGTGGCACCACCCTCAACATTGCCGTGCCCATCTTCTTCAGGAATCAAGAGCTTGACGCCGATCCAGACCAGCAGCAAGGCACCGACCACTTTCAGATACGGTACGGCCAGCAAAGTCAGGGCAAAGGCAATCAGGACAACACGCAAGCCAATTGCACCGGCTGTGCCCCACAAAATACCTTTCACGCGCTGTTGGGCAGGCAAATTACGGCAAGCCAATGCAATAACCACGGCGTTATCGCCCCCCAACAATATATCGATCAAAATGATCTGAAATACTGCCGCCCAACTTATCGTCTGCAAAAACTCCATCATAGGTAAGACCGCCTTTTTATATTGTTTGATTGAACGCTGACGACCATCTTGCAGAACTGTACAACGAAAAAATGACGGGCGTTGTACAAAACAAAAATGGCCTGATCCATTAAGGACACAGGCCATCTCTTTGTGGAGGATGCACCTTGCCCGTTAATGGCAAGGTCTTGCTTGCAACCCTGAGATTGCCCGGGCACCGGGAATACGTGAAAAACACAAATTACCGTGATGACGATGCGCCGGAAAGTAAGCTACTCCCCCTGATAGTTCGCAAGTATAACGATCTTGCGTGAAACAACAAAGCTTTTCGCCGGACATGGCGTTTTTTCGAGGCAAGTTCCGGATCGACGTTGCACGCTCGCCTCACGCTCTGGTCGATCTGATTGGCCGCTACGACTTCAGCAAACAATTGACGGCCACCTTGAACGTCAACAATCTGTTCAACCGCAAATATCTGAGCACACTGGATCAGACCTTCTACACCGGCTATTACGGCGCACCGCGTAATGCCATGCTGAACCTGCGTTACTCCTTCTAAGCAGCGCAGGGCCAGGTCGTAAAAACGGCTCCCGATCTCTGGATTGCCTCCAGGAATCGGGAGCCGCGCTCAACAAGGCCACCCTGTTATTGCACAGCCGGGATCAAAGGCATTTCAAGGAGCTTAAATCGCCCGTGTACGGAAAGCGCAGCTCTTCATAAGCGAAGGGCTGAAAGTGCACGGTCAGGCCGTCTGCATTGGGTAAGATCACCGCATAGCTGGCCGGCTCAAACGTGGACGTGGCCGCCCCTTCGCGTTCCAGATCCAGCTCGTGCTGGTGATTGGTGCCACTGACCGTCACAAAATGCAGCCCATTCCACACGCCGCTGGCGCAGCGATGCACATGGCCGGAGAACAAATGCACGGGTGCGGGATGCGCTTTCAACACAGGCAAGAGCTCCGGCGCATTGCTCAAACGCAGCCAATCCATGGACGGGTACTGCAGGGCCGGCAAAGGATGGTGCGAAAACAGCATCACCGGCCCACTATGCGCGGCCAGTTCCTGCTGCAACCACTCCAGACGACGTGTACACAAATAGCCGTTGGTGTAGCCATCTTCCAAAGTATCCAGATAAATCAGACGCCAATCCCCCCTGGTGTCGGCATGCTGCACAAAGCCGGGCAAATCGGTTGCGGCCTGTGGAAACACGCTGTGAAACGCGCTGCGGCTGTCGTGGTTGCCCATCAACAAACGCACAGGTGGAATCAAGTCCTGCAGGCCTTCGCGCAGGCGCTCATAAGCACGTGGGTGACCGGCATGGGTCAGATCACCGGTCAGCACACACAAGTCTGCATCAGCATGATGGCGGTTCACGTGCTGCACACAGCGACGCAAGCGATCCAGAGGGTCCGAGCCAAACAACAGGCCATCGGGCGGGGTAATGTGCAGATCCGAAAACTGGATGATCTTCATCAGAATTCCTTAACGAATGCCGGCGCGTAAAAAGGCCTGCATGAACTGCTTTTGAAACAGCAGAAAGCCCAGCAACAGCGGCAAGATAGTCATTAATGTGGCGGCACTGATCAGGGAGATGCTGACACCACTTTCCGGTGCGCCAAACAGGGATAAACCCACTGTCAACGGCCGGGTGTGGTCAGAGCTGCTGATCACCAAGGGCCATAGAAAATTGTTCCAGTGCGTGGACACCGACACCAGGGCATAAGCCAGGTACACAGGCTTGACCAGCGGCACATAAACACGCCAGAGCACACCCAGACGGCTGCACCCTTCCAGACGTGCCGCGTCCTCCAGCTCACGCGGCACTTGTTTGAAAGCCTGACGCAACAAGAACACACCAAAGGCACTGGCCATATAGGGCACACCCATGCCCCAGACCGTGTCCGTCCAGCCCAGCAAGGC
Protein-coding sequences here:
- a CDS encoding TerC family protein — protein: MMEFLQTISWAAVFQIILIDILLGGDNAVVIALACRNLPAQQRVKGILWGTAGAIGLRVVLIAFALTLLAVPYLKVVGALLLVWIGVKLLIPEEDGHGNVEGGATLWKAIKTIIIADFVMSLDNVIAIAGAAQTADPDHQIGLVVFGLVVSVPIIIWGSTLVLKLIDRFPMVVTLGAALLGWIAGGMLVTDVKYIEYFGEPSSTVKLAAEVAGALLIVVLGHGIAAAKRKKAA
- a CDS encoding TonB-dependent receptor — encoded protein: MKQQSFSPDMAFFRGKFRIDVARSPHALVDLIGRYDFSKQLTATLNVNNLFNRKYLSTLDQTFYTGYYGAPRNAMLNLRYSF
- a CDS encoding phosphodiesterase, with the protein product MKIIQFSDLHITPPDGLLFGSDPLDRLRRCVQHVNRHHADADLCVLTGDLTHAGHPRAYERLREGLQDLIPPVRLLMGNHDSRSAFHSVFPQAATDLPGFVQHADTRGDWRLIYLDTLEDGYTNGYLCTRRLEWLQQELAAHSGPVMLFSHHPLPALQYPSMDWLRLSNAPELLPVLKAHPAPVHLFSGHVHRCASGVWNGLHFVTVSGTNHQHELDLEREGAATSTFEPASYAVILPNADGLTVHFQPFAYEELRFPYTGDLSSLKCL
- a CDS encoding carbohydrate ABC transporter permease; this encodes MNMDTVLTAPGRPLRLPSLDTVGAHALALLWIAPLLYACWAAFRDPSAALSFDWSAGWTLDNFAAAWDRAPWLRYIFNTTVLVVTILVGQFVLCTLAAYAFARFRFFGSQFLFMLLLLQLFILPEVLIVENYRMVALLGWTDTVWGMGVPYMASAFGVFLLRQAFKQVPRELEDAARLEGCSRLGVLWRVYVPLVKPVYLAYALVSVSTHWNNFLWPLVISSSDHTRPLTVGLSLFGAPESGVSISLISAATLMTILPLLLGFLLFQKQFMQAFLRAGIR